A single region of the Longimicrobiales bacterium genome encodes:
- a CDS encoding DUF6361 family protein has translation MASVIGWLDHSEEQQRKMREVIDLFSETDSRDELGIGAVRDAFSDLLFPGLSTIQTRARYFFFVPWVYLDLERRRVPEGQIAQKARQRQIELIYALEAGGESGGVIGIDARERLKRLPESVYWNGLGVFDLRRYQGGLGDYRRSIGRFYRQVDAFAGYEAEQIDIERPTNWHPALPPRPDGLFEETTLALTGEEAHFLRERIVTADPGSLLAHYLLAGQPVEGTIALPWDGVDFDGLPDELARRVRYGRWFSELFWGAALLYNLLLAEEATRRELQSGGAERVDHYRDRLDDWVGLVAARRSEFEAVQRDDFWRVVSHTGARVTDKTRRFLDQWFDLALAPGGSVATNRSAHQLIGDREQGLKRGLARLGNPRQLEIWGGVSGAGQLNYRWGTGQVIVNDIIKGLTDA, from the coding sequence ATGGCATCGGTAATCGGCTGGCTTGACCACTCCGAGGAACAACAACGCAAGATGCGCGAGGTCATTGACCTCTTCTCGGAAACCGATTCGCGCGACGAGTTGGGTATCGGCGCGGTGAGGGACGCTTTTTCGGATCTGTTGTTTCCGGGCTTGAGCACAATCCAAACCCGCGCCCGGTACTTCTTTTTTGTTCCGTGGGTGTACCTGGATCTAGAACGACGGCGGGTGCCAGAAGGCCAGATCGCCCAGAAGGCCCGGCAACGTCAAATCGAGCTGATTTACGCCCTGGAGGCGGGGGGTGAATCCGGAGGCGTTATTGGGATCGATGCCCGGGAACGACTGAAGCGTCTCCCCGAAAGCGTTTACTGGAACGGGCTGGGTGTCTTTGACCTTCGCCGATACCAGGGGGGGCTGGGCGACTACCGGCGGAGCATCGGCCGCTTCTACCGGCAGGTCGATGCCTTTGCCGGTTACGAAGCCGAACAGATCGACATTGAACGGCCAACAAACTGGCACCCGGCGCTTCCGCCCCGACCCGATGGGCTGTTTGAAGAAACCACGCTGGCTCTCACCGGCGAGGAAGCTCATTTCTTACGGGAACGGATCGTTACGGCCGACCCAGGCTCGCTGCTCGCCCACTACCTGCTGGCCGGGCAACCAGTCGAGGGCACGATTGCTCTCCCGTGGGACGGCGTTGACTTCGACGGCTTGCCCGACGAACTGGCCAGGCGGGTCCGGTATGGCCGCTGGTTCTCCGAACTGTTCTGGGGTGCGGCGCTTCTCTACAACCTTCTTCTGGCCGAAGAAGCAACCCGGCGGGAGCTCCAGTCGGGAGGCGCCGAACGAGTCGACCATTACCGAGACCGGCTTGACGACTGGGTCGGGCTGGTAGCCGCCCGACGGTCCGAGTTCGAAGCAGTCCAGCGCGACGACTTTTGGCGGGTTGTTTCTCACACCGGCGCACGGGTCACCGACAAGACACGGAGGTTTCTCGACCAGTGGTTCGATCTGGCGCTTGCACCCGGCGGGAGTGTGGCCACTAACCGGTCAGCACACCAGCTGATAGGCGACCGTGAGCAGGGCCTTAAGCGGGGGCTGGCCCGGCTCGGCAACCCTCGACAGCTTGAGATTTGGGGGGGCGTGTCCGGGGCGGGCCAACTCAACTACCGGTGGGGCACCGGCCAAGTGATCGTCAACGACATCATCAAGGGGCTAACCGATGCTTGA